TCCTTGACCATCCCTTGACCCATTCCTCCAACACAGCCTCCCTCGGCCACCCCCTCCAAGTCCAGTCTCCCCTGGCCGTTCCTCAACCCAACCGTCCCAACACCCAGCTGCGCCCATGACCTGGCCTCTCCCAATTGTCCCCATGGTGAGACCTCCCTTAACCACTCCCCAAATCTGTGGGCAACATGGAATGGATGGGGGCTGAAGAGGTTGGGTGGACggatggagggatgggaggatggatgatggatggatggatggatggagggatggatggagggagggagggatggatggatggatggaggaaggaagggagggagggatgatggatggatggatgaagggagggagggatagaTGGgagaatggatggatggatggatggatggatggatggatggatggaagggtGGATGGAAGGGTGGATGGACatatggatggatggagaatggTGAGCTGAAGGCAGGAGGgttgggatggatggagggatggagggctgGGACAGACAGacgggggacagagggatggcaCAGACCTCCTCAAGCCTCTGGTGGcgtttcctcagctgctgctccagatcGGAGGGGGGTCCCTGCAGCTCCTCCCTCAGCTGCCTCAGCCGCCGGCTCTCTAGAACTCGCGGGAGCTCGGGCCTGTGGCGGGGCAGGAGAcccctgcagggacagacacacagacTTTAACAGGGCCACTCCCACCTGGCCACCCAGCTGGGAACCACACTGTCCCCACGCCCTGGGTCCCATCCCCGGTCACCTGCTgtggctgaagagcagctccCGGTGCATCTCCCGGTGGCTCCGGGACTCACGGATTGGGTTTGGCACCTTCTTGGGCTGGATGAGGCCCTCGTGGCCATCGGTGGCCATGTCCAGGGAGAGGACATCACTCCTGTCACCCTCTGGAGGGGTAGCGGGGGTCACCATGGGATAAGGTCACTGGGGGATGGGGTCACCAGGGGCATGGGGTCATCAGAGGATGGGGTCATCAGAGGTGTGGGGTCACCATGGGATGGGGTCACCAGGCGTATGGGTCACCATGGGGTGGGGTCACCATGGGATGGGGTCACCAGGGGCATGGGTCACCATGGGATGGGGTCACCATGGGATGGGGTCACCAAGGGCATGGGGTCACCAGGGACATGGGATCACTATGGGCTGAGGTCACCAGGACAGCTGTGGTCACCAGTGGGAAAGGGTCACCAGGGGACAGGGTCATTGAGGTATGGGGTGACCGTGAGGGATGGGACAACCTGGGATAGGGTCACCAGGGGATGAGGTGaccctgcccagctccctctccagagccacATGCCAGCACAGGGTGAGATCCCAGACACCAGCCCcgatgtcccccagccccaggggtcCCCACATGCTGTCCCCCAGCACCTGGTGCCCTCCAGGATCCCTGTGCCCAAGTGTCCCTGTCCCTACCCCCAGGCCACCCTATGGTCCCCATGTCCTCCCATCACCCCTTGGGGTCCCCGTCATCCCTTGAGGCCCTCATTATCCCTGAGGTCCCCACCACCCATTGAGTGCCCATCACCCTTGGGGTCCCCGTTGTCCCTGGGGTCCCCATCACCCCTGGAGTGTCCATCATGCCTCAGGGTCCCCATTACCCCTTGGGGTCCCCGTTGCCTCCAGGGTCCCCATTGTGCCTGGTGCCCTCATTGCCCTGCAGGTCCCCATCACCCTTGGGGGCTCCACttccccccaggtccccatcaccccccaggtccccatcacccCGAGGTCCCCATCACCCTTGGGGTCTCCATcgctccccaggtccccatcaccccccatgtccccatcacccttGGGGTCCCCATCGCTCCCcaggtccccaccacccccaggtccccatcacccTTGGGGTCTCCATCGCTTCCcaggtccccatcaccccccatgtccccatcacccttGGGGTCCCCATCGCTCCCcaggtccccaccacccccaggtccccatcacccTTGGAGTCCCCATCGCTCCCcaggtccccaccacccccaggtccccatcacccTTGGGGTCCCCATTTCCCCTGGTCCCACAGCCCCGTGCCccagtgccagcagcacccaCCTGGCACCGCGCTGCTCCTCAGGGCTTTGTTGTCACCCTGGGAAAGGCAAAGAGCGGGGTCAGACAGGGGA
This genomic stretch from Numenius arquata unplaced genomic scaffold, bNumArq3.hap1.1 HAP1_SCAFFOLD_1249, whole genome shotgun sequence harbors:
- the LOC141478182 gene encoding protein FAM107B-like, producing MGMAQSKRGDNKALRSSAVPEGDRSDVLSLDMATDGHEGLIQPKKVPNPIRESRSHREMHRELLFSHSRGLLPRHRPELPRVLESRRLRQLREELQGPPSDLEQQLRKRHQRLEEHEREVAAGPDPAPRPEFLLVRDSLRKMKLVEPGARQT